In Calonectris borealis chromosome 20, bCalBor7.hap1.2, whole genome shotgun sequence, a genomic segment contains:
- the MYO15B gene encoding myosin XVB has translation MGQRVKQEFEERKRRRRSLASGDTENSPNQGMDAELLEIPAELAALLQLAEGQYRAQANQITEALPPEVKVKDDLSLPPTINSYPFSSFIKSHFQKTDFPASGQPLQHPLTHLDAEYQESALEINKLILRFIGDKNLLGWQEVLLGNYIAGRGLNNVALRNEIFSQVVAQTWKNPDMEHSQRAWVLMATLLSCFPPSPALEKPLLKFVSDHGMEGYNAVCQRKILTAAQHTEIDSTFSRAYPPTQLEWTANQRRGKMVLDVHTFNEETFSAEVESWMTGEQYAGWLLSARGCDKKSRGWSISMFTGNTWQDLLGCDFVLDLIGETEEASNLSNLSQSSAEYAITSERERSFLHNSDLDYRIPPAPGIRAPTFPPPSLPPEFNNLHPDSRFRDDLRMPVGLDHYVDDLFSTVLHQGSRVPDMENRESLTGRMKGGGKIGPTQRGIFPSTGFSGMTQAPVYQPMPSMMGMPAAMPMIPGAGAISPMTAMVMPQPVVPAVDPNQVAAQQQAFINQQAMLMAQQMTLQAMSISQQQQQQQQRWQQSLENSRPRVSSPPQAQASAPVPVPATSPKPKKPPSSQNAAPPPKAPELPAKAEELVYDYTEDQFSNSEDDDYPRETFQQKREYFQKMGEQQIRVKKVKPPSKTWTPPANPQPKQEEEKEGEPEKREEEKPSPKTEAAPAPPLPPPEPKPKKQTPKAKKEPPVVKPSGSTSRPAPSQEIRNIIKMYQSRPAPEPQPIEPVRRVSKPFMKKNDPKNEALAKLGMMNLPSPKSPSPLPQEKRTPPPTKPKPGSASSSIKEKQLPLLSIFSRESTPPGSQTPPAPPPLPPLPSPLLPGNQGWQESTGKDSTVTVAEDDGIKTQLYKLTASVSFSYVNPAWKIFLRKEVFYPKENFSHPYCLNLLCEQIMCDTFSDSCLRISREEKRKMKDLLMEFRVGNDVQSIQEDGIKKRIVLAARDNWANYFSRLFPVHGENGSDVQILGVSHRGMRLLRVVKAAGYNPEHLKILRSYSFADVLSVELKGSNALEFSLKTEQLFLHSPKAPCIKAMVELFIQELRQDTNYVVALRSYITDDKSLLSFKKGDLIELLPMQGVEPGWQFGSTGGRCGIFPISLVQLAAAPDYLSTSMDRRGGLRKSMKASPESRNTSRESSVASLTSEPNSIMLVPAGDHYTMMDFATAYFRELQSMQGLKGMSAEKRAAHLVQHTKVPIQESLLQYSDSELNELATKNFKTLMRFMGDQSKLKNQNEVECIYEILQLCKEKESLHDEVYCQVIKQVTHNPHQESVLRGWLLLSLLTGYFLPSNILMPYATKFLQLASSDPSSTHHDIAKICQSNLRKNFMYGGRRHLPFPVEIEALLKGRGARRLVILMPGGVEYLTRIKTFTVAKELLQEVCEQMGAGEQEEIQEFVLFAIRSDSDNLDKTVRPLRSEDYLHDYLLEDKLVTVTLRRLIWRTPLHFENKIYTDVHYGQMLWDYLNGRILLSHSKEMEMQVGILAMLQHWAKTEQQNSAPSREELKEYTPKTLQSSISPQALQNHVGMLLRSRQPLQPVNAKIQFIEHVMKLPFFGYNTYFVERVSDDTIPVPCFFGVNKEEIIVVDGITQAISCVIPLKELQKMRTLQPISDAGLPGIELNYGSAASPKTMWLELSQAKEMYHTIVVILDKTELHH, from the exons GATGCGGAACTGCTGGAGATCCCTGCAGAGCTTGCTGCCCTCCTGCAGTTAGCTGAAG GTCAGTACCGAGCACAGGCCAACCAGATAACTGAGGCATTGCCTCCAGAAGTCAAGGTCAAAGATGAcctttccctcccacccaccaTCAACAGCtatcctttctcctccttcattAAGTCACACTTCCAG aaGACAGATTTCCCTGCCTCTGGTCAGCCTCTGCAGCACCCCTTAACCCATCTGGACGCTGAATACCAGGAGAGCGCGCTTGAGATCAACAAACTG ATTTTGCGGTTCATTGGTGACAAGAACCTCCTTGGCTGGCAGGAGGTACTTCTGGGCAACTACATTGCTGGGAGAGGTTTGAATAACGTGGCTCTGCGCAACGAAATCTTCAGTCAGGTGGTTGCCCAGACATGGAAGAACCCAGACATGGAGCACAGCCAGCGAGCTTGGGTCCTGATGGCGACTTTACTGAGCTGCTTTCCCCCTTCACCAGCACTGGAGAAGCCGTTGCTGAA ATTTGTGTCAGATCATGGCATGGAGGGTTACAATGCTGTTTGCCAGCGCAAGATCTTGACAGCAGCACAGCACACAGAGATAGACTCTACATTCTCTCGGGCCTACCCTCCTACTCAGCTGGAGTGGACTGCAAACCAGAGGAGAGGGAAGATGGTTCTGGATGTTCATACCTTTAATG AGGAGACATTCTCAGCTGAGGTGGAGTCCTGGATGACTGGGGAGCAGTATGCAGGCTGGCTCCTGAGTGCAAG GGGCTGTGATAAGAAGTCTCGAGGGTGGTCTATTTCCATGTTTACTGGCAACACATGGCAGGACCTGCTGGGCTGTGACTTTGTGCTGGATCTCATTGGAGAGACAGAGGAGGCCAGCAATCTCAGCAACCTCTCTCAGTCTTCAGCTGAGTACGCCATCACTTCTGAAAGGGAGAGAAGTTTCCTCCACAACTCTGACCTGGATT ACAGGATCCCTCCTGCTCCAGGCATTCGGGCCCCTACGTTCCCACCACCTAGCCTGCCTCCAGAATTCAACAATCTCCATCCCG ATTCAAGATTCAGAGATGACCTGAGGATGCCTGTAGGCTTGGATCACTATGTGGATGATCTCTTCAGCACTGTGCTGCATCAAGGCTCCAGAGTACCG GATATGGAGAACAGGGAGAGTCTGACTGGACGCATGAAAGGAGGTGGGAAGATTGGACCCACACAGAGAGGAATCTTTCCTTCTACAG GCTTCTCTGGAATGACTCAAGCACCAGTTTACCAGCCCATGCCTTCAATGATGGGGATGCCAGCAGCCATGCCTATGATACCAGGGGCTGGTGCAATTTCACCTATGACAG CCATGGTTATGCCGCAGCCTGTGGTTCCAGCTGTAGATCCCAATCAGGTAGCAGCACAACAGCAAGCCTTTATCAACCAGCAAGCCATGCTCATG GCCCAGCAAATGACCCTTCAAGCCATGAGCATttcccagcaacagcagcagcaacagcagcggtGGCAACAGTCTCTTGAGAACTCAAGGCCAAGAGTCTCAAGTCCACCACAAGCCCAAGCCTCGgctccagtcccagtcccagccACTTCCCCAAAACCCAAGAAGCCTCCCAGCAGCCAGAATGCTGCACCACCACCAAAGGCTCCAGAACTGCCAGCTAAGGCAGAAGAATTG GTTTATGACTACACGGAAGACCAGTTCTCCAACAGTGAAGATGATGACTACCCTCGGGAAACTTTCCAgcagaagagagaatattttcagaagatgG GAGAGCAACAGATCCGAGTGAAGAAAGTCAAGCCTCCTTCCAAAACCTGGACCCCTCCAGCCAATCCCCAgccaaagcaggaggaggagaaggaaggggagccggagaagagggaagaagagaagccCAGCCCTAAAACAGAGGCAG CTCCTGCTCCCCCTTTGCCACCTCCTGAGCCGAAGCCGAAAAAGCAGACACCAAAAGCGAAGAAGGAGCCACCTGTAGTGAAGCCTTCAGGTTCCACGTCACGGCCTGCACCCAGCCAGGAGATCCGCAATATCATCAAAATGTACCAGAGCAGGCCAGCCCCCGAGCCCCAGCCTATTGAGCCTGTCAG GAGGGTATCCAAGCCATTTATGAAGAAGAACGACCCCAAAAATGAGGCTCTGGCCAAGCTGGGAATGATGAACCTCCCATCTCCCAAATCA CCATCCCCCCTGCCACAAGAGAAGAGAACACCTCCACCTACCAAGCCGAAGCCAGGCTCAGCCTCCAGTTCTATCAAGGAGAAGCAGTTGCCTCTCCTGTCCATCTTCAGCCGGGAGAGTACCCCACCAGGTTCCCAgacccctcctgctccccctcctctgccaccATTGCCTTCGCCTCTCCTGCCTGGGAACCAAGGCTGGCAGGAATCCACAGGGAAGG ACTCTACTGTAACAGTAGCAGAAGATGATGGTATCAAGACCCAGCTGTACAAGCTCACTGCCAGTGTCAGCTTTTCCTATGTCAACCCTGCCTGGAAAATCTTTCTGCGCAAAGAG GTGTTTTACCCCAAAGAAAATTTCAGTCACCCTTATTGTCTGAACTTGCTGTGTGAACAG aTCATGTGTGACACATTCTCTGATTCCTGCCTTCGGATCTCCAGGGAGGAGAAGCGCAAGATGAAAGACCTGCTGA TGGAGTTCCGGGTTGGCAACGATGTCCAGTCCATTCAGGAGGATGGGATAAAGAAGAGAATTGTACTGGCTGCTCGGGATAACTGGGCTAACTATTTCTCCCGCCTTTTCCCAGTTCAC GGCGAAAATGGAAGTGATGTCCAGATCCTGGGTGTTTCTCATCGGGGCATGCGGCTGTTGAGGGTGGTGAAAGCAGCTGGCTATAACCCTGAACACCTGAAGATTCTTCGCAGCTACAG CTTTGCAGATGTGCTGTCAGTGGAACTGAAGGGCAGCAATGCCCTGGAGTTCTCTCTGAAGACAGAGCAGCTCTTCCTGCACTCTCCAAAGGCTCCATGCATCAAGGCCATGGTGGAACTCTTCATCCAGGAGCTGAGGCAG GATACCAACTATGTTGTTGCTCTGCGCAGCTACATCACGGATGACAAGAGCCTTCTTAGCTTCAAGAAGGGTGACCTCATCGAGTTACTGCCCATGCAAGGCGTGGAGCCAG GCTGGCAGTTTGGCTCCACTGGTGGCCGCTGTGGTATTTTCCCCATCAGCCTGGTGCAATTGGCTGCAGCCCCTGATTACCTCAGCACCAGCATGGACAGACGTGGAGGCCTGCGGAAGAGCATGAAAGCTTCCCCAGAGAGCAGGAACACCAGCAGAGAG AGTTCTGTTGCCAGCCTGACATCAGAACCCAACAGCATCATGTTAGTCCCTGCTGGCGATCATTATACCATGATGGACTTCGCCACAGCCTACTTCCGAGAGCTTCAGTCCAT GCAGGGACTGAAGGGGATGTCCGCTGAAAAGAGAGCAGCTCACCTGGTCCAGCACACCAAG GTCCCAATCCAGGAGTCTTTGCTCCAGTACTCTGATAGTGAACTGAATGAGCTTGCTACAAAGAACTTCAAGA CTCTGATGCGGTTCATGGGAGATCAATCAAAACTCAAGAACCAGAATGAGGTTGAATGCATCTATGAAATCCTTCAG CTGTGCAAGGAGAAGGAGAGTTTGCATGATGAGGTCTACTGCCAGGTCATCAAACAGGTCACCCACAACCCTCACCA GGAGAGCGTGCTGCGTGGTTGGTTGCTCCTAAGCCTGCTAACTGGGTACTTCCTCCCTTCTAACATCCTGATGCCCTATGCCACCAAGTTTCTGCAGCTAGCCAGCAGTGATCCATCCAGCACCCACCATG atATAGCCAAGATCTGTCAGAGCAACCTGCGGAAAAATTTCATGTATGGGGGCCGTCGCCACCTTCCTTTCCCTGTGGAGATAGAGGCATTGCTG AAGGGGCGTGGTGCCCGCCGACTAGTGATACTGATGCCTGGAGGCGTGGAATACCTCACCAGAATTAAGACATTCACT GTGGCCAAGGAGCTCTTGCAGGAGGTCTGTGAGCAGATGGGGGCAGGCGAACAGGAAGAGATACAGGAATTTGTTCTTTTTGCCATCAGGAGTGACAGTGATAATCTCG ATAAAACGGTGAGGCCACTAAGATCGGAGGACTATCTTCATGATTACCTGCTGGAGGACAAGTTGGTCACTGTGACTTTACGCAGGCTTATCTGGAGGACACCTCTGCACTTTGAGAACAAAATTTATACTGATGTTCATTATGGACAG ATGCTGTGGGATTACCTGAATGGGAGGATACTGTTAAGCCATAGTAAAGAAATGGAGATGCAGGTGGGCATTTTGGCAATGCTCCAGCACTGGGCCAAAACAGAGCAGCAGAACTCTGCTCCCTCCAG GGAAGAGCTGAAGGAGTATACACCAAAGACCCTGCAGTCCTCCATCAGTCCCCAGGCTCTGCAGAACCATGTTGGCATGCTGCTGAGATCCAGGCAGCCCCTCCAGCCAGTGAATGCAAAAATCCAGTTCATAG AGCACGTGATGAAATTGCCTTTCTTTGGCTACAACACCTACTTTGTAGAGAGAGTCAGCGATGACACAATCCCTGTGCCCTGTTTCTTTGGTGTGAATAAAGAAGAGATCATTGTGGTGGATGGCATCACCCAG GCAATCTCCTGTGTCATTCCATTGAAAGAGCTGCAGAAGATGCGAACCCTGCAGCCTATCTCTGATGCTGGGCTTCCTGGCATAGAACTGAACTATGGCTCGGCTGCCAGCCCCAAGACTATGTGGCTTGAACTGTCACAG GCTAAAGAAATGTATCACACGATTGTTGTCATCCTGGATAAAACAGAGTTGCACCACTAA